One stretch of Prunus persica cultivar Lovell chromosome G1, Prunus_persica_NCBIv2, whole genome shotgun sequence DNA includes these proteins:
- the LOC18791910 gene encoding uncharacterized protein LOC18791910: MDAAPQLVCSGICEPLRRISISKHSFSNARVRFPKRINRVLAVATEPKPAPSGPPSTTNASSQTPPVNGVVSNGSKPKSPLPNTVNGSSRSPTSKPINGVSTRIGDVSKEIKRVRAQMEENEDLAILMRGLRGQNLKDSQFAEDDVELRLVEVDESSEFLPLVYDPDSISAYWGKRPRAVLTRITQLLSVAGGFLSHLVWDIINKTVKENEVARAIELREIVTSLGPAYIKLGQALSIRPDVLSPAAMTELQKLCDKVPSFPDDIAMALIEEELGQPWPNIYSELSSSPIAAASLGQVYKGRLRENGDIVAVKVQRPFVLETVTVDLFVIRNLGLVLRKFPQISIDVVGLVDEWAARFFEELDYVNEGENGTLFAEMMRKDLPQVVVPKTYQKYTSRKVLTTGWVDGEKLSQSTESDVGELVNVGVICYLKQLLDTGFFHADPHPGNMIRTPDGKLAILDFGLVTKLSDDQKYGMIEAIAHLIHRDYGAIVKDFVKLEFISEGVNLEPILPVLAKVFDQALEGGGAKNINFQELASDLAQITFDYPFRIPPYFALIIRAIGVLEGIALVGNPDFAIVDEAYPYIAQRLLTDESPRLRSALRYTIYGKSGVFDAERFIDVMQAFETFITAAKSGGGEELSGDMAELGILQGQTENAFPGFLSNGPPVQTRAALAFLLSDKGNFFREFLLDEIVKGIDAVTREQLVRVMAILGFGNATPVFSMVPTFGLFKPAGLLPTITEEDRVILNNVQTILEFLTAGSSLSQTSNQGFNVSQVIQELLPVLPSISSKVLPEVLSRLSSRVLARVIRDTIW, from the exons ATGGACGCAGCGCCACAGCTCGTCTGCAGCGGAATCTGCGAACCCCTTCGTCGCATCTCCATTTCCAAACATTCCTTCTCCAACGCTAGAGTTCGGTTTCCCAAACGAATTAACCGCGTTTTGGCGGTTGCCACTGAGCCCAAACCCGCTCCCTCCGGGCCGCCAAGCACCACCAACGCCTCCTCGCAGACTCCGCCAGTCAATGGAGTTGTTTCTAACGGATCAAAACCGAAATCTCCTTTGCCTAACACCGTCAATGGCTCCTCGAGGTCTCCGACATCAAAACCTATCAATGGAGTTTCCACG AGAATTGGAGATGTttcaaaggaaataaaaagagtGAGGGCCCAGATGGAAGAAAACGAAGACTTGGCAATACTCATGAGAGGTCTCCGGGGACAAAATTTAAAGGATTCACAGTTCGCTGAAGATGATGTTGAGCTTCGCCTTGTTGAG GTAGACGAAAGCAGTGAATTTTTGCCCTTGGTATATGATCCTGATAGTATCTCTGCTTATTGGGGAAAACGGCCACGTGCTGTTTTGACACGTATAACCCAATTACTCTCTGTTGCTGGGGGTTTTCTCTCGCATCTCGTGTGGGATATTATAAACAAGACGGTCAAGGAG AATGAGGTTGCTAGAGCCATTGAATTAAGAGAAATTGTAACCTCTTTGGGTCCTGCATATATCAAACTTGGGCAAGCATTGAGCATTCGACCAGATGTACTATCACCAGCTGCAATGACTGAGCTACAAAAGCTTTGTGATAAG GTTCCTTCATTTCCAGATGATATAGCTATGGCTCTGATTGAGGAGGAGCTTGGTCAGCCATGGCCTAACATCTACTCTgagctttcttcttctccaattgCTGCTG CATCTCTCGGGCAAGTATATAAGGGACGGCTGAGAGAAAATGGAGATATTGTGGCTGTTAAAGTGCAGAGGccttttgttcttgaaacagTAACTGTTGATTTGTTTGTCATACGAAACTTGGGTTTGGTTCTGCGGAAGTTTCCTCAG ATCTCTATAGATGTAGTTGGATTAGTTGATGAATGGGCAGCTCGATTTTTTGAAGAGCTGGATTATGTTAATGAGGGTGAAAATGGAACACTCTTTGCTGAAATGATGAGGAAAGACCTTCCACAG GTAGTTGTACCTAAAACCTACCAGAAATATACTTCAAGAAAGGTTCTTACTACAGGATGGGTAGATGGAGAGAAGTTATCACAGAGTACTGAAAGTGATGTTGGAGAACTAGTTAATGTTGGAGTCATATGCTACCTGAAGCAG TTGCTTGATACTGGATTTTTTCATGCTGATCCTCATCCTGGGAATATGATTCGTACTCCAGATGGGAAGCTTGCCATACTTGATTTTG GTCTTGTTACTAAATTAAGTGATGATCAGAAGTATGGAATGATTGAGGCAATTGCTCACCTTATTCATCGTGATTATGGAGCCATAGTCAAAGACTTTGTTAAACTTGAATTTATTTCAGAGGGGGTTAATCTAGAACCTATTTTGCCTGTTCTGGCCAAGGTTTTTGATCAGGCTCTTGAAGGTGGAGGAGCAAAAAATATCAACTTCCAGGAGTTGGCATCAGATTTGGCTCAAATCACATTTGACTATCCATTTAGGATACCCCCTTATTTTGCTCTTATAATTAGGGCAATTGGGGTCCTGGAAGGCATAGCTTTAGTAGGAAATCCCGATTTTGCCATTGTGGACGAGGCCTATCCGTATATTGCCCAG AGGCTCCTGACTGATGAATCCCCAAGGCTAAGGAGTGCTTTACGTTACACAATATATGGGAAATCTGGAGTTTTTGATGCGGAGAGATTTATTGATGTCATGCAAGCCTTTGAAACTTTCATAACAGCTGCTAAAAGTGGAGGTGGAGAGGAATTGAGTGGTGATATGGCAGAACTTGGCATTCTGCAAGGTCAAACAGAGAATGCCTTCCCTGGGTTTCTGTCAAATGGGCCACCAGTACAAACAAGGGCGGCTTTAGCATTTTTACTGTCTGACAAAGGGAACTTTTTCAGAGAATTTCTTCTGGATGAG ATTGTTAAGGGCATTGATGCAGTTACAAGGGAACAATTGGTTCGTGTTATGGCAATTCTTGGTTTTGGTAATGCTACCCCAGTTTTCAGCATGGTTCCTACTTTTGGGCTATTCAAGCCAGCAGGACTTCTACCAACAATCACAGAGGAGGATAGAGTTATATTGAACAATGTCCAAACAATACTCGAGTTCCTGACTGCAGGAAGTTCCCTATCACAAACATCAAATCAG GGTTTTAATGTGTCTCAGGTTATCCAAGAGCTTCTTCCAGTTTTGCCCAGCATCTCTTCCAAAGTGCTCCCTGAAGTGCTCAGTCGATTATCTTCACGGGTATTAGCACGTGTGATTCGAGATACAATTTGGTAA
- the LOC18790689 gene encoding uncharacterized protein LOC18790689, with amino-acid sequence MAGIDVLKYAHSPVHKAIVMRDYASLRRILAGLPRLCNPAEIRTESASLAEEEKADAIAAVIDRRDVPNRETPLHLAVKLGDQTATEMLMVAGADWSLQNEHGWSALQEAICNREEAISMIIVRHYQPLAWAKWCRRLPRLIGTMRRMRDFYMEITFHFESSVIPFISRIAPSDTYKIWKRGANLRADMTLAGFDGFRIQRSDQSVLFLGDGSEDGKVPPGSLCMISHKDKEVMNALDGAGSQATEEEVRQEVVAMSQTNIFRPGIDVTQAVLLPQLTWRRQEKTELVGSWRAKVYDMHNVVVSIKSRRVPGAMTDDEFFSTCNENETESEELNDILTEDERRQLEIALKLDSSELSNENSDGMIEHRHSCYEHREIPIEDVSNGRNGENNKQEKKGWFGGWRKRDNKNEEQKKLIPPRSSLCVDEKVSDLLGDSPSRNQSRPGRSNVDVVMRGDDHRKGRDMKASSSTSSDIRNRHKDASKENEYKKGLRPILWLSPNFPLQTEELLPLLDILANKVKAIRRLRELLTTKLPMGTFPVKVAIPVVPTIRVIVTFTKLEELPPTDEFATPPSSPPVAGTESPAAMQSSSSSWFQWIRAPYNRPSSSATGSSSRIETIQDPFAIPPEYTWVTVEAKKKKMQEKNKSKKGKSHHK; translated from the exons ATGGCTGGAATTGATGTTTTGAAGTATGCTCATAGCCCTGTGCACAAGGCCATAGTCATGAGGGATTATGCCAGTCTCAGGAGGATTCTTGCTGGTCTCCCCCGGCTTTGTAACCCTGCTGAGATTCGAACTGAATCAGCTTCATTAGCTGAGGAGGAGAAGGCTGATGCCATTGCTGCTGTGATTGATAGGCGAGATGTCCCGAATCGTGAGACCCCTCTTCACTTGGCTGTAAAACTTGGTGACCAGACAGCTACTGAAATGCTTATGGTTGCTGGAGCGGATTGGAGCTTGCAGAATGAACATGGATGGAGTGCACTCCAAGAAGCAATTTGCAATAGAGAAGAAGCAATTTCCATGATTATAGTTAGGCACTACCAGCCACTGGCTTGGGCAAAATGGTGCAGAAGATTGCCTCGTTTAATTGGAACTATGCGGAGGATGAGGGACTTCTACATGGAAATTACATTCCACTTTGAGAGTTCTGTTATTCCTTTCATTTCGAGAATTGCCCCATCAGATACTTACAAGATCTGGAAAAGGGGTGCAAATTTGAGGGCAGATATGACATTGGCTGGTTTTGATGGTTTCAGAATTCAGCGTTCTGATCAGAGTGTTCTTTTCCTTGGTGATGGGTCTGAAGATGGTAAGGTGCCTCCCGGGTCACTTTGCATGATCTCACACAAGGATAAGGAGGTGATGAATGCTTTGGATGGTGCTGGTTCTCAAGCAACTGAAGAGGAAGTTCGGCAAGAGGTGGTTGCAATGTCTCAGACTAATATATTCAGGCCTGGGATTGATGTGACTCAGGCAGTTCTCTTACCTCAGTTGACTTGGAGGCGGCAGGAGAAAACAGAATTGGTTGGTTCATGGAGGGCCAAGGTATATGATATGCATAATGTGGTTGTCAGTATCAAATCTAGGAGGGTCCCGGGGGCTATGACAGATGACGAGTTTTTTTCAACTTGCAACGAAAATGAAACAGAAAGTGAGGAACTCAATGATATATTGACAGAGGATGAGAGGAGGCAACTTGAAATTGCACTTAAACTGGATTCGTCCGAATTGTCGAACGAGAATAGTGACGGGATGATTGAGCATCGTCATAGTTGTTATGAGCATAGGGAGATTCCTATTGAAGATGTAAGTAATGGTAGAAATGGAGAGAATAATaagcaggaaaaaaaaggatggTTTGGTGGATGGAGGAAAAGAGATAATAAAAATGAAGAGCAGAAAAAGCTTATACCCCCAAGAAGTTCTCTCTGTGTAGACGAGAAGGTGAGCGATCTGCTAGGGGATTCTCcttcaagaaatcaaagcaGACCTGGAAGAAGTAATGTGGACGTCGTTATGAGGGGGGATGATCACCGGAAAGGAAGGGATATGAAGGCATCTTCCTCTACGAGTTCTGATATCAGAAATCGTCACAAGGATGCAAGCAAGGAGAACGAGTATAAGAAAGGGTTAAGGCCTATTCTCTGGCTTTCCCCAAACTTTCCTCTACAAACAGAGGAACTGTTGCCATTGCTTGATATTTTGGCAAACAAGGTTAAGGCAATCCGTCGTTTGAGGGAGCTGCTTACGACCAAACTTCCAATGGGAACATTTCCTGTCAAG GTTGCTATCCCTGTGGTTCCTACTATCAGAGTAATTGTCACTTTCACAAAGCTTGAAGAATTACCACCGACAGATGAATTCGCAACACCCCCATCGAGCCCCCCTGTTGCAGGCACAGAGAGCCCAGCTGCAATGCAATCCTCAAGTTCATCTTGGTTTCAGTGGATAAGAGCTCCTTACAACCGCCCTAGCTCGTCTGCTACTGGTTCTAGTAGTAGGATTGAAACCATCCAAGACCCATTTGCAATTCCCCCAGAATATACGTGGGTTACAGTTgaggcaaagaaaaagaaaatgcaggagaagaacaaatcaaagaaagggaaaagtcACCACAAATGA
- the LOC18793306 gene encoding chalcone synthase isoform X2 translates to MGIHFVQSSKWQTIFSFDLFLSVYKWSETLNYCEVTFLFMLFSGDKSMIKKRYMYLTEEILKENPTMCEYMAPSLDARQDMVVVEIPKLGKEAATKAIKEWGQPKSKITHLVFCTTSGVDMPGADYQLTKLLGLRPSVKRLMMYQQGCFAGGTVLRLAKDLAENNKGARVLVVCSEITAVTFRGPSDTHLDSLVGQALFGDGAAAVIVGADPIPEIEKPLFEVVSAAQTILPDSDGAIDGHLREVGLTFHLLKDVPGLISKNIEKSLNEAFQPLGISDWNSLFWIAHPGGPAILDQVESKLGLKPEKLEATRHILSEYGNMSSACVLFILDEVRKRAAEKGLKTTGDGLDWGVLFGFGPGLTVETVVLHSVGLNA, encoded by the exons ATGGGAATTCATTTTGTTCAGTCATCAAAGTGGCAAacaatcttttcttttgacctttttttATCTGTCTACAAATGGAGTGAAACATTGAATTACTGTGAA GTAACTTTTCTGTTTATGCTTTTTTCAGGTGACAAATCTATGATCAAGAAGCGTTACATGTACTTGACTGAAGAAATTCTAAAAGAGAACCCAACTATGTGTGAGTACATGGCACCTTCCCTTGATGCCCGGCAGGACATGGTGGTTGTTGAAATTCCAAAACTCGGCAAAGAAGCTGCCACCAAGGCCATTAAGGAATGGGGCCAGCCCAAGTCCAAAATTACCCATTTGGTCTTTTGCACCACCAGTGGTGTGGACATGCCTGGGGCTGACTATCAGCTCACTAAGCTCTTGGGCCTCCGCCCGTCCGTCAAGCGACTCATGATGTACCAACAAGGGTGTTTCGCCGGCGGCACGGTGCTCAGGTTGGCCAAGGACTTGGCCGAGAACAACAAGGGTGCTCGTGTTCTCGTTGTGTGCTCGGAGATCACTGCAGTCACCTTCCGTGGGCCCAGTGACACCCACCTTGACAGTTTAGTGGGCCAGGCCTTATTCGGTGATGGTGCAGCAGCTGTTATTGTGGGTGCGGACCCAATTCCCGAGATCGAGAAGCCCTTATTTGAAGTGGTCTCAGCAGCCCAAACCATCCTTCCCGACAGCGATGGAGCTATCGACGGGCATCTCCGTGAAGTTGGGCTTACATTTCATCTGCTCAAGGATGTTCCCGGGCTTATTTCGAAGAACATCGAGAAGAGTCTGAATGAGGCCTTCCAACCTTTGGGTATCTCTGATTGGAACTCACTATTCTGGATTGCACACCCAGGTGGCCCAGCAATTCTAGACCAAGTAGAGTCCAAATTGGGCCTAAAGCCTGAAAAATTAGAGGCCACAAGACACATACTATCGGAGTACGGAAACATGTCCAGTGCCTGTGTGCTGTTTATTTTGGATGAGGTAAGGAAGAGGGCTGCCGAGAAAGGACTGAAAACCACAGGAGATGGACTGGATTGGGGTGTGCTGTTTGGGTTTGGGCCTGGGCTCACTGTTGAGACCGTGGTGCTTCACAGCGTGGGCTTGAATGCTTGA
- the LOC18793306 gene encoding polyketide synthase 5 isoform X1 produces MVTVEEVRKAQRAEGPATVLAIGTATPPNCVDQATYPDYYFRITNSEHKAELKEKFQRMCDKSMIKKRYMYLTEEILKENPTMCEYMAPSLDARQDMVVVEIPKLGKEAATKAIKEWGQPKSKITHLVFCTTSGVDMPGADYQLTKLLGLRPSVKRLMMYQQGCFAGGTVLRLAKDLAENNKGARVLVVCSEITAVTFRGPSDTHLDSLVGQALFGDGAAAVIVGADPIPEIEKPLFEVVSAAQTILPDSDGAIDGHLREVGLTFHLLKDVPGLISKNIEKSLNEAFQPLGISDWNSLFWIAHPGGPAILDQVESKLGLKPEKLEATRHILSEYGNMSSACVLFILDEVRKRAAEKGLKTTGDGLDWGVLFGFGPGLTVETVVLHSVGLNA; encoded by the exons atggtgaccgTGGAGGAAGTTCGCAAGGCTCAAAGGGCTGAGGGTCCTGCCACTGTGTTGGCCATTGGGACAGCAACTCCTCCCAATTGTGTTGATCAGGCCACCTACCCTGACTACTACTTTCGTATCACCAACAGTGAGCACAAAGCTGagcttaaagaaaaattccagCGCATGT GTGACAAATCTATGATCAAGAAGCGTTACATGTACTTGACTGAAGAAATTCTAAAAGAGAACCCAACTATGTGTGAGTACATGGCACCTTCCCTTGATGCCCGGCAGGACATGGTGGTTGTTGAAATTCCAAAACTCGGCAAAGAAGCTGCCACCAAGGCCATTAAGGAATGGGGCCAGCCCAAGTCCAAAATTACCCATTTGGTCTTTTGCACCACCAGTGGTGTGGACATGCCTGGGGCTGACTATCAGCTCACTAAGCTCTTGGGCCTCCGCCCGTCCGTCAAGCGACTCATGATGTACCAACAAGGGTGTTTCGCCGGCGGCACGGTGCTCAGGTTGGCCAAGGACTTGGCCGAGAACAACAAGGGTGCTCGTGTTCTCGTTGTGTGCTCGGAGATCACTGCAGTCACCTTCCGTGGGCCCAGTGACACCCACCTTGACAGTTTAGTGGGCCAGGCCTTATTCGGTGATGGTGCAGCAGCTGTTATTGTGGGTGCGGACCCAATTCCCGAGATCGAGAAGCCCTTATTTGAAGTGGTCTCAGCAGCCCAAACCATCCTTCCCGACAGCGATGGAGCTATCGACGGGCATCTCCGTGAAGTTGGGCTTACATTTCATCTGCTCAAGGATGTTCCCGGGCTTATTTCGAAGAACATCGAGAAGAGTCTGAATGAGGCCTTCCAACCTTTGGGTATCTCTGATTGGAACTCACTATTCTGGATTGCACACCCAGGTGGCCCAGCAATTCTAGACCAAGTAGAGTCCAAATTGGGCCTAAAGCCTGAAAAATTAGAGGCCACAAGACACATACTATCGGAGTACGGAAACATGTCCAGTGCCTGTGTGCTGTTTATTTTGGATGAGGTAAGGAAGAGGGCTGCCGAGAAAGGACTGAAAACCACAGGAGATGGACTGGATTGGGGTGTGCTGTTTGGGTTTGGGCCTGGGCTCACTGTTGAGACCGTGGTGCTTCACAGCGTGGGCTTGAATGCTTGA
- the LOC18789485 gene encoding polyketide synthase 5: protein MVTVEEVRKAQRAEGPATVLAIGTATPPNCVDQATYPDYYFRITNSEHKTELKEKFQRMCDKSMIKKRYMYLTEEILKENPSMCEYMAPSLDARQDMVVVEIPKLGKEAATKAIKEWGQPKSKITHLVFCTTSGVDMPGADYQLTKLLGLRSSVKRLMMYQQGCFAGGTVLRLAKDLAENNRGARVLVVCSEITAVTFRGPSDTHLDSLVGQALFGDGAAAIIVGSDPIPEIEKPLFEVVSAAQTILPDSDGAIDGHLREVGLTFHLLKDVPGLISKNIEKSLNEAFQPLGISDWNSLFWIAHPGGPAILDQVESKLSLKPEKLEATRHILSEYGNMSSACVLFILDEVRKRAAEKGLKTTGDGLDWGVLFGFGPGLTVETVVLHSVGLNA, encoded by the exons ATGGTGACCGTCGAGGAAGTTCGCAAGGCTCAGCGGGCAGAGGGTCCGGCCACAGTCTTGGCCATTGGGACTGCAACTCCTCCCAATTGTGTTGATCAGGCCACCTACCCTGACTACTACTTCCGTATCACCAACAGTGAGCACAAAACTGAGCTCAAAGAAAAATTCCAGCGCATGT GTGACAAATCTATGATCAAGAAGCGTTACATGTACTTGACTGAAGAAATTCTAAAAGAGAACCCAAGTATGTGTGAGTACATGGCACCTTCCCTTGACGCCCGGCAGGACATGGTGGTTGTTGAAATTCCAAAACTCGGCAAAGAAGCTGCCACCAAGGCCATTAAGGAATGGGGCCAGCCCAAATCCAAAATTACCCATTTGGTCTTTTGCACCACCAGTGGTGTGGACATGCCTGGGGCGGACTACCAGCTCACCAAGCTCTTGGGCCTACGCTCATCCGTCAAGCGCCTCATGATGTACCAACAAGGATGTTTTGCCGGCGGCACGGTGCTCCGGTTGGCCAAGGACTTGGCCGAGAACAACAGGGGTGCCCGTGTTCTCGTTGTGTGCTCGGAGATCACAGCGGTCACCTTTCGTGGGCCCAGTGACACCCACCTTGACAGTTTAGTTGGCCAGGCCTTATTTGGTGATGGTGCAGCAGCTATTATTGTGGGTTCGGACCCAATTCCCGAGATCGAGAAGCCCCTGTTTGAAGTGGTGTCAGCAGCCCAAACCATCCTTCCCGACAGTGACGGAGCCATCGACGGACATCTCCGTGAAGTTGGGCTTACATTTCATCTGCTCAAGGATGTTCCCGGGCTTATTTCGAAGAACATCGAGAAGAGTCTGAACGAGGCCTTCCAACCTTTGGGCATCTCGGATTGGAACTCACTATTCTGGATTGCACACCCAGGTGGCCCAGCAATTCTAGACCAGGTAGAGTCCAAATTATCCCTGAAGCCTGAGAAATTAGAGGCGACAAGACACATACTATCTGAGTACGGAAACATGTCCAGTGCTTGTGTGCTGTTTATTTTGGATGAGGTTAGGAAGAGGGCTGCCGAGAAAGGACTAAAAACCACCGGAGATGGGCTGGATTGGGGTGTGCTATTCGGGTTTGGCCCTGGGCTCACTGTGGAAACCGTCGTGCTTCACAGTGTGGGTTTGAATGCTTGA